CGGTGTAGCCTTCGGGATCTGGGCGCTGCCCGAACGACTCGGCGATCTTCGGCGTGAGCGTGAGGCCCGGCGCGACCGCGTTGACGCGGATGCCCTGCGGCGCGAGCTCGACGGCGGCGGCCCGAGCGAACATGATGAGCCCGCCCTTCGCGGCCGAGTAGAGCACCTGACCGGCGATCCCGACCATGCCGAGCCGCGAACTCACGCACACGATCGAACCGCGCTCGCGGCTCATGAGCGGCGTCGCGTGCTTGACGACCGTGAAGACGCTCAGCAGGTTGGCGTCGAGCACCTGCGCGGCGGCGTCGACCGGCATCTCCGTCAGCTCGGCATCCTTCTGCAGTCCGTGGCAGAGCACAAGCGCGTCGATCTCCCCGAACTCGCTCGCGGCATCCGCGGCGAGCTCGCGCACGAACGCCTCATCGCCGAGGTCGCCCGACAGGTAGCGCTCCCCCTCCCGAAGGGACGCGGGCGGCTCGGCGCGGCGTCCGGTGAGGAGCACGCGGTCGCCTGCCTCGCGGAAGCGCTCGGCGACCGCCTCGCCGATGCCGCTGGAGGCGCCGGTGATCAGCACCCGCAGGGGCTCGCGATCGACCGCGGACGAACTCACGTCAGCGCCTCGACGATCATCTGCACCTCGACCGGGCTGGTGCGCGGCAGGGCGGCGACGCCGATCGCGGTGCGCGCGTGACGGCCGTGCTCTCCGAGCACCTCCACCAGCAGCTCGCTGCCGGCGTCGGCCACGTTCGACTGACCGCCGAAGTCGGGGGCGCTCGCCACGAAGACGAGCATTTGCACGATCCGCAGCTTGTCGAGGCCGCCGACGGCGTGCGCGCCGACGGCGAGCGCGTTGATCGTCGCGATGCGCATCGATTGGCGGGCGGTCTCGACGTCGATGTCGGCGCCCACCGTACCGACGGCCGGCAGCTCCCCGTTCACGTAGGGCATCTGGCCCGAGATGTGGATCTGGCCTGAGCCGGACTCGCGATAGTTGATATAGAACGGATCGAGCTTCACCTCGGGCAGCTCGACGCCGAGTTCGGCGAGCGCTTCTGCTGGTGTCCGGGTCACTGTGGGGTCCTTTCGTGTGGGTCGGCCTCGCGGCGGAGGGCGGATGGTCAGTTGAGTTGGCCACGGGCGTCGATGCGCCAGGTACCCAGGTAGCGCCCTTGGCGATCGCTGAGGATCACCTCGTCGAAGCTGTTCATCACCGGGCAGACATGATGCGGCACAATCGGCAGCACGCGGCCCGGCGCGGGCCGCTCCCCGCCCTCGGGCAGGGTGAGGAAGCCGTGGTACTCGTTGAGCACGCTCAGCACGCCGCCCACCTCGGGCACCTGGCCGTAGCCGCGGTCGTAGTTGCCCTCGCGCGCGAGCGCCTTGGTGCCCGCATCGACGATGACGTGCGCGAACCCCTGGTCGCTGACGACCGTCGTGGCGACGAAGAAACCGATGTCCTCGGCCTCGCAGTTGCCGAGCGCGTAGTTGTCATGATCGTTGAGCACGTACTCCCCCGGCCGCACCTCGGTGATCACGTCGTGGGTGCTGAAGGCGACGGTGGGGCTCGATCCCGCGCTCACGACCTCGGCGCGCACGCCCGCCGCCGCGAGCGCGTCGACGGCGCCGCGCAGCGCGCGGGCCTGATCCTCGGCCGCAGCCTCCCGGTTGCCGGGCTTGCCGCCGTGGCCCGGGTAGGTGAAGACGCCGTCGACGCGCAACCCTCGTGCACCGGCGTATCGCGCGAGGTCCCCGGCCTCCTCGGGAGCCACTCCCGACCGGCCAGCGCCGCTGTCGACCTCGATGACGAGCCCGATGAGGTCGGGATCGTCCGAGAAGGCCCGCGCGACGGCGTCGATCGCGACCGTGTTCTCGATGCCGAGCCGCAGCTTCGTCGTGCCGGCGACGGCCCGCAGGCGCCGCCCCTTCTCTCCCACGGCGATGAGGGGGTAGGCGAGGAAGATGTCGCCGAAACCGGCCGCCGCGAAGATCTCGACCTCGCCGAGCGTGCCGGCCGTGATCCCCGCCGCCCCGGCGGCGAGCTGCCTCCGCGCGATCTCGATGCTCTTGTGGGTCTTGACGTGCGGGCGCAGCGCCTTGCCGTGGCGGTCGGCGAAGGCCTGCATGCGCATGATGTTCTCCTCCATCACGTCGAGGAGCACGACCGGAGCGGGGGTGCTCAGCCGGTCGCCGAGCCGGTCCACGATCGTCTGGAACTGCTGCACGTTCTCTCTCCTCAGAATGTCCGGTTGAGGATCACGTTCTTCGGCTCGCTCATCTCGCGGACGGCCTCGGCCACACCCTCGCGGCCCACGCCCGAGCGCTTCGAGCCGCCGAACGGCATCGCGTCGATCCGGAAGTCGCTCGTGTCGTTGACGAGCACGCTGCCCATGTGCAGCCGGTCGACCGCGTGCATGGCCGTGCGGAGCGAGGCCGTGAAGACGCCCGCCTGCAG
This DNA window, taken from Leucobacter tenebrionis, encodes the following:
- a CDS encoding alanine racemase, coding for MQQFQTIVDRLGDRLSTPAPVVLLDVMEENIMRMQAFADRHGKALRPHVKTHKSIEIARRQLAAGAAGITAGTLGEVEIFAAAGFGDIFLAYPLIAVGEKGRRLRAVAGTTKLRLGIENTVAIDAVARAFSDDPDLIGLVIEVDSGAGRSGVAPEEAGDLARYAGARGLRVDGVFTYPGHGGKPGNREAAAEDQARALRGAVDALAAAGVRAEVVSAGSSPTVAFSTHDVITEVRPGEYVLNDHDNYALGNCEAEDIGFFVATTVVSDQGFAHVIVDAGTKALAREGNYDRGYGQVPEVGGVLSVLNEYHGFLTLPEGGERPAPGRVLPIVPHHVCPVMNSFDEVILSDRQGRYLGTWRIDARGQLN
- a CDS encoding SDR family NAD(P)-dependent oxidoreductase, which translates into the protein MSSSAVDREPLRVLITGASSGIGEAVAERFREAGDRVLLTGRRAEPPASLREGERYLSGDLGDEAFVRELAADAASEFGEIDALVLCHGLQKDAELTEMPVDAAAQVLDANLLSVFTVVKHATPLMSRERGSIVCVSSRLGMVGIAGQVLYSAAKGGLIMFARAAAVELAPQGIRVNAVAPGLTLTPKIAESFGQRPDPEGYTAQRASTIPLGRLASPREVADPIYFLASPAASYITGAVLPVDGGYTAA
- a CDS encoding RidA family protein — encoded protein: MTRTPAEALAELGVELPEVKLDPFYINYRESGSGQIHISGQMPYVNGELPAVGTVGADIDVETARQSMRIATINALAVGAHAVGGLDKLRIVQMLVFVASAPDFGGQSNVADAGSELLVEVLGEHGRHARTAIGVAALPRTSPVEVQMIVEALT